The Thunnus thynnus chromosome 13, fThuThy2.1, whole genome shotgun sequence genome segment CATTTCATTAACTGTTATGAGTATTCCTAGTAATAAAACATCAGAGGCTGTTTGCTCTTGGACACATGCTACAAATAATAGCCCAGAATGATCTGGAAATGTGGTTTGGGGATTACTGGAAGTCTGTCTCTTGATgagcttcatttttttctttggtatTTAAAAATACACGTCGATCAGTTGTAGCTGTAAGACTACATGATATGTGTTTACAATGGAAACTTGAAATACTATTCAACATTAACAAACTTTAACTTCTGTCTTTCTTAAGAACAAGCAGCAAGACTCAAGAAGATGGAGGAagatgagaaaagaaagaaagcagagtTCAGGAAAAAGGTGAGAGAACAAGTGTCATATCTACCACGAACTGACTTAAGTTCTGGCACTTCCTTCACTAGTATCGGTGTAAATCACATGCAAAATTACACTGTGGCTTCCTTCATCATTTGTTTAGATGGAGAAAGAGGTGTCGGATTTCATCCAAGACAGTTCACAGCAGAAGAGAAAATATAACCCTATGGGGAAGATCGAAAGGAGTATATTGTAAGTCGTCATTGCTATATCAAAGAATTAAAATAAGCCTTTCTAGGCGAGAAACACAAGATATTTGTGTCACATGCTCATAAATATTTCTTCCCATCATACAGGCATGATGTTGCAGAAGTGGCTGGTCTGACCTCTTTTTCTTTtggggaggatgaggagagccGTTACGTCATGCTTTTCAAGAAGGTTTGaatactttgtttttaatgcaacattagataaaaaaatacagtcgCTTTGATTTAACTTATGAGCAAATCACTGTGGGGCAATGTGACTATTTTCCACCTTGTGCTGTTGCAGGAGTTTGCTCCATCAGATGAGGAACTGGAAGCCTATCGCAAAGGAGAGGAGTGGGATCCCCAGCTGGCAGAACAACGGCGCAGACTAAAAGTAAGACTTGCTCTTGCTCTTTTGTAGCACGACTGAGATGTGTTTAGTTGGCAGCATTGTGTAACAATactgtctgaaaatgaaatCTGATATAGCCAGAGTACTTTTAATTGCTGggtctgttttgttgtgtatttttcatgttcCTATCACAAAGTAGCTGGACGTAGACAAAGTAACATTGCTAGATATTTCAGGTGCAACTACACTGAAGTTAGATCACAGCAGAAACATTTTAGccatcttaaaaaaaatcaataacagttaaaaatagattttgatGTCTCAATGAAAGGGAAAGCAGTTCCCTGCGGAGCTTTCATCCACTCTACACCCATATAGGGAGAAAAATGATAATTTCTTTGGACAAGTGCCTTGACTTAGATTACTTTGACCAGAAAAGGTCTTAACTGGTAAATCATTATTGTGTTCCTCTTTCCATGTAGTTTATATGTGTAATCTACACTTGACTGCTTACAAGTCACAGTACCTTCTCAGGAGGGACGTTTAAAAATACTTGAGTTTATTTACTGGAGTTGAAGCAGGTTGAGAAGAAACAGGTGTATCTAaacataatttaacattttgtatcGCCAAGTAACTCCTAGAATGCTTTTCACATAGCAGCTTAATTGTATCTAACAGTATAAGGTGTGGCTTTTTACAAATCTCTGACTTTTTCTGTTCTCATCACTGTAGGAACAGGCTGCGTTGGAAGAAGCAGCATCCAGTCAGACAAAGAAGTCAGAAGCATGTCCCAACTCCAATTATAGAGACAAGTACAGTCACCTGATTGGCACCTCAGCTGCAAAAGATGCAGCACATACACTAGAGGCCAACAGTGCTTACGGCTGTGGTGAGTATACAGTGATGTTGCTCTGCCCCTCACATCATTCACATCTTTGCTCTCCTTGTCCCCGTTTATTTACCATTGATGTTGGTAATTTTCTCTCCCAGTTCCGGTGGCCAACAAGAGAGACACCCGCTCCATAGAAGAAGCCATGAATGAAATCAGAGCGAAGAAACGGCAGAAGCGAGAGGACGACACGGGAGCACAGAGCAGCAGTTCTTGAGTCTGCCACTGTCTGTctactactgtgtgtgtgtgagtgtatgtgcggggggtgtgtatgtgtgtgtgtgagggcgCCTTACTGTGTCTGCGTGCACAGTCGTATTCATCCTATAATGCAATATTCTGTACTTCAGACATTTAAAAGTATAACTTATATGACAGGCGCCGAATCTAGTATGTATGTCACTCTCTGATCTAGACTGTACTGAAATCATAAAATCTTGTTAATGAGGATGCTCAGGTGTGTCTAATCCAGGAGGCGGATTACTATATATGTTTGTTTAACATTTGCCCGTGACGTTCTGTCGATTATCAAGCTTCTCACACATAATTGGACCATATATAGTGTGAGAAACTTGTTTTGATAAAACAGTGTGTCGAGGTGTTACTTAAAAACACCCAATATcttcatacatatatttttagagatttttttttggggggggtagAGATTTTTTTTGGGCAGTGATGGATGCAGATGTGCATTCACAGTTCTAAGCgacatttttatcattaagAATATTGACAATTTTGAGCTTTAACCAGGCCGCATGAAGTTTTGATAGCAATGTTTTAGGGGCAAGGCATGACAGAAAAGTCCCACCGACAGTGTTCCTAATAGccagagcagctttaaaagGGAAACAGGAATGCCGTCTATTGACCATCTTTTGATGTGGTGtaatgagttgtttttttcctgctagTCTCAGCCTGTTTCGAAACTTTGTCAAAGTCAGGATAATGCCGTTTCTTCCACCTCAGGGAGAACGGCTTTTTAGAATCGTTTGAATTTTAAGAATCTGTGATTAAGTCAGAGATTTCTTGTTCTTTGTTTCTGTACATCTGCACTGACTGTGAATTAATCTGTTACTCCGAGATAATGTTTTGTCAACAAGCCACATGATGGCTCACAATAGGCATCataggaggggagggggggggggggcggaaGTACCAGACTCCATGTCGGGAAATGGATCACTAAGTTTTATTCCAAGTcttttgtttgtcatgttttcaagCAAGGGTTTCTTGGCAtcttgatgtcttttttttaacatggttGCACTGTTTTATCCCCAATGTGTATTAATAAATGGAGAACAGTattaagtgtttgtttgttgtctttattttctgcatAGCCcccattttacattttagctcAGCATaagcaaaaaagaaagttaaagaTGTACAACAGGCAAAAAACATGAGCTAAGAAGAATCACTTTCAATATACTTTAAtccaatacaataaaaacatgacaaaatacaGCTTTTAAAATGACCCTAGGGTTGAATCAGCATTATTCAGCAATAACTTCACTATTGCCTAATATAACAGAGGATAACAGCATAATAAAATCCCTGTTTATCTACatactttacatacagtacatcaacCATAGATGTTTGTGTTCTTACATATGTGAAACTGAGCTTATCTCACGAGGAAACCATTAAACTTTGTTGGGGGTAATGAGTGTTTATTATTTAGTCAGTCCATTTCATCCCTCTAGTTTTAAgataacatgaaacatgacgtttcatttcctgtaggAGGCGCCATCGattaacagagaaaaaaagttggattttttttttttttttttttttttatccttgtttCACACTGTCCTGCAGTTTCTGTCCTGCAGAAACATATTTATTGCGCGTTGAGGACTCAGTCACgcacatgtaaaaaaaatgaagtccacgtttttgttctttttcatcatttggttTGCAGATGCAGAGCTAAAACCCCGGAAAGGTAAGACAGAGACCCTGCTGATGCTTATTCTGTCCTGATCAGACGTGTGGGGCTtgaaataaggaaaagcatgaGAATGTTTAAACAGATAAGGAAAGTTTTCTCGGGACATAGCAAAAAAATGGACTTAAGATTAACATCTTTTATAGCTCTTAACATAACTTAAGTGTTTTGTAGTGAAGCATATTTGCTTCATAGTGTCACAAAAGCCACCAGAAGTTAAATCATGACTTCTTACTTGTCTTTATATGGGCTGGAGTGGGATCAGTAGCATT includes the following:
- the spag7 gene encoding sperm-associated antigen 7 homolog is translated as MADLLGSILNSMEKPPTVGDQESRRKAREQAARLKKMEEDEKRKKAEFRKKMEKEVSDFIQDSSQQKRKYNPMGKIERSILHDVAEVAGLTSFSFGEDEESRYVMLFKKEFAPSDEELEAYRKGEEWDPQLAEQRRRLKEQAALEEAASSQTKKSEACPNSNYRDKYSHLIGTSAAKDAAHTLEANSAYGCVPVANKRDTRSIEEAMNEIRAKKRQKREDDTGAQSSSS